A genomic stretch from Bacillota bacterium includes:
- the cadA gene encoding cadmium-translocating P-type ATPase, with product MFRLSRRQIVWISGTMAGVSFILKNLIGYEPLTIILMLGVTVIAGTSIFKRAIGALRYKVVGIDTLVSVAVLGALSVGEYWEAAAVTFLFTLGDYLESRTIEKTRSSIRALMDLAPDTARVRKDGVETIVSPEEVEQGDLVVVKPGEKISVDGTIVEGSAYINQAAITGESIPVSRTLDERVFSGTIIESGYLVIQAEQVGDDTTFARILHLVEEAQDKKAKTQKFLERFSRWYTPAIILLSAVLFIITRDIRLALTLLVISCPGALVISTPVSIVAGIGNGAKRGVLIKGGEIIEKLGTVRVVAFDKTGTLTEGRPGVTRVKAYGIDEAELLSIAASGESYSEHPLGKAIIAEAEKRADTAIRTPEDVEMMIGQGIGFSLDGNQYYIGNRKLFQDQGVDLSDYESYLESEEEKGQTAVIIGTQDAIYGIISIADTIREDAATLVADLKAQGVKRTVMLTGDNRLAAGYVAEKVGIDDFYSELLPEEKVQALEELRKKHGTVAMVGDGVNDAPALATADLGIAIGGAGTDVAMETADVVLMSADIHRLSYAVGLSRATVRNIRQNIGFALLVVGV from the coding sequence ATGTTCAGACTAAGTAGGAGACAGATTGTATGGATTTCCGGGACTATGGCAGGGGTTTCCTTTATCCTTAAGAACCTGATCGGTTATGAGCCCTTGACCATCATCCTGATGTTGGGAGTTACGGTCATCGCGGGTACCTCCATTTTTAAGAGAGCCATCGGGGCACTACGGTATAAAGTAGTAGGTATTGACACTCTGGTCAGCGTCGCAGTCCTCGGGGCCCTCAGCGTCGGGGAATATTGGGAAGCCGCCGCAGTTACGTTCCTGTTTACCTTGGGGGATTACTTGGAGTCCCGTACCATCGAAAAGACCCGTTCCTCCATTCGGGCGTTGATGGATTTAGCGCCGGATACGGCCCGAGTTCGCAAAGATGGGGTGGAGACCATTGTTTCTCCTGAGGAAGTAGAACAGGGCGATTTAGTGGTGGTGAAGCCAGGGGAGAAGATTTCTGTGGACGGGACGATCGTGGAAGGTTCCGCGTACATTAATCAGGCCGCCATTACAGGGGAATCAATCCCGGTGAGTCGGACCCTAGATGAAAGGGTATTCTCCGGGACGATCATTGAATCGGGGTATCTTGTGATCCAGGCGGAACAAGTGGGGGACGATACCACCTTTGCCCGTATCCTACATCTGGTGGAAGAGGCCCAGGACAAGAAAGCTAAAACCCAGAAGTTCCTAGAGAGATTCTCCCGTTGGTATACTCCGGCGATTATCTTGCTCTCTGCAGTCCTATTCATCATCACGCGAGATATTCGTTTAGCTTTGACACTATTGGTTATTTCTTGTCCCGGCGCCCTGGTGATTTCCACTCCCGTTTCCATTGTTGCCGGCATCGGTAACGGTGCAAAACGCGGTGTCTTGATTAAAGGCGGGGAGATCATTGAGAAGCTGGGGACTGTCCGGGTAGTGGCCTTCGATAAAACCGGCACCTTGACCGAAGGACGTCCGGGAGTTACCCGGGTGAAGGCATACGGAATCGATGAAGCCGAACTCCTCAGCATTGCGGCCAGTGGCGAGTCCTATTCGGAGCACCCCTTGGGCAAGGCAATTATTGCCGAAGCGGAAAAAAGAGCAGACACCGCCATTCGAACGCCTGAAGATGTAGAAATGATGATCGGCCAAGGGATTGGCTTCAGTCTTGATGGCAACCAGTATTATATTGGGAATCGGAAGCTCTTCCAAGACCAAGGAGTCGATTTATCCGATTACGAATCCTACCTAGAAAGCGAAGAGGAAAAAGGACAGACCGCAGTAATCATTGGTACGCAAGATGCGATCTACGGTATCATTTCTATCGCGGACACTATTCGTGAGGATGCCGCGACATTAGTCGCCGACTTGAAGGCCCAAGGTGTCAAACGCACTGTCATGCTCACCGGAGACAATCGTTTAGCAGCGGGATATGTTGCAGAAAAAGTCGGGATCGATGATTTCTACAGTGAACTTCTTCCCGAGGAAAAGGTGCAGGCTCTCGAAGAATTACGGAAGAAGCACGGTACAGTGGCGATGGTGGGCGATGGGGTCAACGATGCGCCAGCTTTGGCCACGGCAGATCTGGGGATTGCTATCGGTGGGGCCGGGACCGATGTAGCGATGGAGACCGCAGATGTTGTGCTGATGAGCGCGGACATCCATAGGCTTTCCTATGCGGTGGGACTGAGTCGGGCTACGGTGCGCAATATTCGACAGAACATTGGATTTGCCCTCCTAGTG